ATATTAGGATTAAAAGAACAAACCGTTGGATTTAATAATCTTTGTAAAGCGCTAGAAAAAGCAACTTATGATGATAATATCAAAGGAATTAGTTTAAGAAATATTCCTGAAAACATGGGGTTGGCACAGTTAACTGCCATGAGAAAAATGTTAGAAACTTTTAAAAACAAAGGAAAGTTTGTATATGCTTATGATGATTTATATGCTCAAAAAAAATATTATTTAAGTTCGGTTGCAGATTCTGTTTTTATGTCTCCAGTAGGTTATGTAGAGTTAAAAGGATTGCATTCTGAAGTGATGTTTTATAAAGATTTTCAAGAAAAATATGGTGTTAAAATGGAAATCATTAGGCATGGAAAATACAAAAGCGCAGTAGAGCCTTTTATTGCAAATGAAATGAGTGATGCTAACAGAGAGCAAATTGGAGCTTTGATTGATGGGGTTTGGAATGAAGTAGGTACGGCTATACAATCTTCAAGAAATATTGATGTTGAATTTGCGGTTAATAGATATTTAGGTAAATCTGCAAAGTCATCTTTAATCAATCATTTGGTTGATGGATTAATTTATGAAGATGCTTATAATGACATGCTAAAAAATAAATTAGGAGAGGATAAGTTAAGAAAAGTGTCTATAGGGGATTATATGAATAATATGTCTTTATTGAGTTTGATGGAAAGTGAAAAGCAAGTTGCAGTAATTTATGCACAAGGAGAAATCCAATATGGACAAGGAGATATAGATATTATTGGTCAGAAAAAAATGGTTGAAGCTTTAAATAAAGCTGCAAAAGATGATGATGTAAAAGCGATAGTTTTTAGGGTAAATTCTCCTGGAGGTAGCGCTATGGCTTCGGATTTAATTTGGCGAGCAGTAGAGGAAGCAAAAAAAGAAAAGCCATTGGTTGTTTCTATGGGGAATTATGCAGCATCAGGAGGATATTATATTGCTTGTGGAGCTGATAGAATTTTTGCTGAACCAACAACAATTACGGGGTCTATAGGTGTTTTTGGTATGTTGCCTAATGCATCGGAATTGGCTAAAGAAATTGGAGTTAATTCAGAAGTTGTTAGCACTCATAATAACGGAGCTTATTACAGTGTAGTGAAGCCAATTGATGACCGTTTTAAAAGTGTTGTAAAAGAAGGAATTGAAAATATTTATGATGAATTTTTACATCGTGTAGCCTTAGGTAGAAATATGTCTGTAGAAGAAGTTGATGCTGTTGCGCAAGGTAGGGTATGGACAGGAAGTAAAGCAATTGAAGTAGGTTTGGTTGATGAAATAGGAGGCTTAGATGCTGCTATTAGTTATGCTGCTAAAATTGCAGGAGTAACAGATTATACTCTAAAAGAATTACCAAGTTACGAAGTTGATTTTAAGGAAATGTTTAGCTTAAATCCTTTAGCTAAAAGTAATGTAGATGAGTTTTTGTCTCAATACAATTTGCAGTGGTTGGCTAATACTAAAGAATTAATGAAAACGAAAGGAGCTCAAGCAAGAATTCCTTTTGAAATGAATATTGAATAAGTTTAAAAGATAAAATTCTAAGTTCTCGATTCCGTTTGAACACCTTATGGTTGTCAATCGGAATTGAGATTTTTTTAAATAATAAAAACCTTCCCGCTTTCTGCTAATTCAACATTGGTAAACTCGGTTTTTGCTTCTGTTCTAAAATCCTCTAGATTGCTATATCTACTAGAATAATGTCCAAGTATAAGCTTTTGTACATTGGCTTGTTTAGCTATTTTTCCAGCTTCTTTTGCAGTACTGTGTTTGGTCCTTTCTGTTAAACTCTTTTTATCTTCTAAAAAGGTTGATTCGTGGTACAATAATGTAGCGTTTTTAATAATTGGAACAATATCTGGTTTGTATGCAGTATCGCTACAAAATGCATAACTATGAGTATCTTTTGGAGGTAAAGTTAAATCTTTGTTTTCTAAAATAGTTCCATCTTGTTTTACAAAGTCTTTTCCGTTTTTTAAATTGTGATAATCACAAATTTCAATTTCGGGTTCCATGGCAACATTTTCCATATTTAACTTTCTTAAACTTGGCTTTTCTTCAAAAAGAAATCCATTGGTGTAGACTCTGTGGTCTAAAGGAATGGTGGATATTTTTAGTTTTTTATCCTCAAAAATCACTTCACTTTCTTTGCTTTCTAATTCGTGAAACAACAATGGAAATGAAGTCCAAGATTTTGATAATTTAAGTTGAAGGGTAATAATTTCTTTAATTCCTTTAGGGCCGTAAATGTGTAGTTCTGTTCTACGATCTAACAATCCAAAAGTAGAAATTAATCCTACCAAACCAAAAAAATGATCTCCGTGTAAATGTGAAATAAAGATGTGTTTGATTTTTGCAAAGGGAACTTTTTGTTGTCTTAATAAAACTTGGGTTCCTTCTCCGCAATCAATTAAAATATGCCTTTCGTTTATTTTTAAATATTGAGCAGTTGGATGTGCATTAGTTCTTGGGGTGGCCGAGTGACAGCCTAATATGGTGAGTTGAATCCCCATTAAAACCCTAAGTCACGAGTCATTTCATCCATGTCAATAATATCAATGGCTTCTACCAAAGTAGGGACTACATTTAATTCTTCATCAAAAGCATCTGCATCAAAATCTGTAAGAATAACGGCAAAAGACTTTTCGTTTTCGGCTTGAGTTTCTGCAAATCCACTTAAAGATTTTATTTGGCTTTCTGTAGTATCAATACTAGAAACATCAAGAATGATGTTTCTGTTTTTATATTTGGCTAATACTTTTGAAACTTCATCAAAAAAAGTATCAAAATCAGTTTCTGTTTTAAAAAGAGTGTATTTGTCAGAGGTTGTAACTTTCATAAAACCTATTGTTTAATTTGTGATGCTAATAAATAAATACAGGCCATACGGATAGCTACTCCGTTTTCTACCTGATTTAAAATAATGGCTTGGTCAGAATCTGCAACATCAGAAGTAATTTCTACTCCACGGTTTATAGGTCCTGGGTGCATAATGGTAATTTCGGAATCTAAAGAATTTAATAACTTTTTATCAACTCCGTATAATTGTGTGTATTCTCTAGTTGATGGAAAATATTTAATATCCATACGTTCATTTTGTACACGTAACATATTGGCAACATCGGCCCATTCTAAAGCTTTTCTTAAATCGGTTTCTACACCAACACCTAAACTTTCAATGTATTTAGGAATTAAAGTCACTGGTCCGCAAACTTTAACCTCTGCACCTTGTAATTTTAAAGCATAAATATTTGATAAAGCTACACGAGAGTGAAGAATATCTCCTACAATAACAACTTTTTTTCCTGCAACATCTCCTAAGTGTTCTCTAATAGAAAAAGAATCTAACAAGGCTTGTGTTGGGTGTTCGTGAGTTCCATCTCCAGCATTAATTATACGAGTATTTACATGTCTAGCTAAAAATTCATGAGCACCAACATCAGGGTGACGCATAACCACAATATCTACTTTCATAGACAAAATATTGTTAACGGTATCAATTAAAGTTTCTCCTTTTTTTACAGAGGAACCCGAAGCAGAAAAGTTAATTACATCTGCAGATAAACGTTTTTCGGCCAACTCAAAAGAAAGTTTTGTGCGAGTACTGTTTTCAAAAAACAAATTGGCAATGGTAATATCTCTTAAAGAAGGAACTTTTTTAATAGGTCTGTTAATCACTTCTTTAAAATGATCTGCAGTTTCAAAAATTAAATCAATATCTTCTTTAACTAGGTGCTTAATTCCTAATAGGTTTGGAACACTTAAGGTCTTCATCTATTTCTTTTTCTTGTTGGTTATATATACAGCATCCGATAAGGTGTCGTTGCTCCAATTTACTACTACTACTTCTTCGTTAATTACATCTACCGTAGCACCTTTATAATCTGGTTGAATAGGTAGGTGTCTACTAAAACGTCTGTCAATCAATACTAAAAGCTCTACTTCGGCAGGCCTTCCGTATGACTGAATGGCAGTTAAAGCAGCGTTAATGCTTCTTCCAGAAAATAAAACATCATCAATAAAAACTACTTTTTGTCCTTCTACTAAAAAGTTAATTTCGGTAGAATTTGCACTTAAAGGTTCGTCTCTACGTCTAAAATCATCACGGTAAAAAGTAATGTCTAATTTTCCTAGTTTAATGTTTTTAATATGGTAATCATCTCTTAAAATAGAAGCAATTCTCTCAGCAAAATAAGTTCCTCTAGGCTGTAAACCAATTAAAACGGTATTAGAAAAATCACCGTGATTTTCAATTAGCTGGCAAGCCAATCGTTGAAGAATGATTTGAATTTTTTTTGAGTTTAGAAGTATTTTGTCACTCATAAGATCTAAGTAAATTAGTAGTACAAATATAGGTTTTTTGTTGATTAATTTGTTAAAAACATTTAGTTACAAGGGCATGATAATTGAGTAATGTGCTTTATATTTATGTAAGACTAATAGAGTTTGCTCTACTAAAAAGAAAAAGAGGATGATGTCATTATCGAAATTTGAGGAAATGCTTAAAACAAATGATGTGTATTTTTTTGATACAACTGAGTTTGAGGAGATTATCCATTACTATTTAGATGATGGAAATACTTCTATGGCAAAAAAGGCGGTTTTTTTAGCGTTGGAACAACATCCAGATTCTGCAGATATCAAATTGATACAGGCAGAAATTATGGTTTTTGAAGACAAATTAGAAGAAGCAAGACTTTTGTTAGACAACTTAATGGCTATTTACCCATATAATGATGAGGTATACATTCAAATAGCCAACATGCTTTCTAAAGACGACAAGCATAAAGAAGCTATTGATTATTTAATTAGAGCTAAAGAATATACTGATGATTTGGCCGATGTTTCTGCTTTATTGGGAATGGAATATTTGTATTTAGATGATTACGAAAAATCTAGAGAACATTTTTCGGTTTGTTTAGAGTATGATATTGAAGATTACCAGGCTTTATACAATATTATTTATTGTTTTGAAATGGAATCTAGTCATACAGAAGCCATTACTTTTTTAGAAGATTACATCAATAAAAATCCGTACTGCGAAGTGGCTTGGCATCAATTAGGACGTCAGTACTTTGTGTTAAAAGATTATCAAAAAGCTTTAAAAGCATTTGATTATGCTGTGGTTATTGATGAGGCTTTTATTGGTGGATATGTAGAAAAAGCCAAGACTTTAGAAAAGTTAGATAGGTATGATGAGGCTATAGAGAATTATCAAATTACTTTAGAGTTAGATGATCCTACGGCTTTTGCTTATTTACAAATAGGAGAGTGTTACAAAAAGAAAAACAATGCCACTAAGGCAATTTATTATTATAAAAAAGCTTTGCATGAAGATCCTTTATTAGATAAAGGTTGGATGCTGTTGGCAATTGTTTGTAATGAAGAAAAAGCTTATGATAAGGCTTTACATTACTTAAACAAAGCCATTGCTTTGGATGAAACCAATGTAACTTATTGGAGATATAATGGTGAAATTAATTTACGCCTAAAATTCTACGAAGAGGCTGCCGAGGCTTTTGAAAGATGTATTGAATTAGATGATTCAGGAGTTGATGTTTGGATTACTTTGGCAGATATTTGGGTGTTTACGGGTGATTTCTCTAGATCATTAAATACTTTGATTAGAGCAAAAAAACAACATCATAATTTTGCAGAAATAGAATATAGATTAGGATGTTTGTTCTTTATTACCAATCAAACTAAAGAAGCATACTTGCACTTAAAAACAGCATTGAGTTTAGATTACGAATATCATTTGGTAATGCAAGAATTGTATCCAACGGTTTTTGAAGATGCAAAAGTGAAAAGAATGGTTTTAAACTTTTTGGAGAATTAGTATTTAAAATTACATTTGCTCTAAAACACTTTTTAATGAAAAGAACATTTAAGGATTACGCTATTATTTCTTTAAAAGGAATGGCAATGGGGGCTGCAGACGTAGTGCCAGGAGTATCGGGAGGAACCATAGCTTTTATTTCTGGTATATACGAGGAGTTGCTAACAACCATTAGTAATATCAATTTATCATTATTAACTGTTTTAAAACAAGACGGAATTAAAGCGGCTTGGAAAAAAGCAAATGCAAATTTTATATTGGCTTTACTTTTAGGGGTAGCTATTAGCGTAGTTTCCTTAGCAAAAGGAATTTCTTTATTATTGGCTACAAAACCTATTTTGGTTTGGTCTTTCTTTTTTGGTTTGGTTGTGGCAAGTGTAATCTATGTTGGTAAGCAAATAGACAAATGGAGAGTTCAAGAAATAATTGCTTTAGTATTAGCAGGGGCTTTGGCTTACTGTATTACCATTGCAGAACCTATGGTGAGTGATGATGCATCTTCTTTATTTCTGTTTTTAGCAGGAGCATTAGCTATTTGTGCTATGATATTACCTGGGATTTCTGGAGCGTTTATATTAGTATTGCTAGGAGCTTACGAAGCTATTTTAACAGCAGTACATTCAAGAGATATACAAATAATTGCTATTGTTGGTTTAGGTGCTATTGTAGGATTACTAAGTTTTTCAAGAGTATTAAAATGGATGTTTGTTCATTATAAAAACACAACCTTAGCAGGTTTAACAGGTTTTATTTTAGGATCTTTAAATAAAATATGGCCTTGGAAAGAAACCATTACCACAAGAATTAATTCAAAAGGTATTGAGGTACCAGTATTACAAAATAGTATATTGCCAGTTAATTATAATGGCGATGCTCAGTTAACTATTGCATTATTACTAGCTTTGGCTGGTTTTGCATTAATTCTAGGACTAGAAAAGTTGGCTAGTTATAAATCTTAAATATGTTTCCAAAAGGAAGTTTACTTTATAATCTATTACTCTTTTTAAAAGGAATGCTCATGGGGGTAGCCAATAAGGTGCCTGGGGTTTCTGGAGGAGCGGTGGCTTATGTGTTAGATTTCTATAATGAGTTAATTTACTCTTTTCAAAAAATCAATGGAAAAGCTTTTATACTGTTGATTAATGGTCGATTTAAAAGTTTGTACAATTACATTAATGCAAAGTTTTTAATTTTCATTGTTGGAGGAATGGTATTTAGTTATTTTACCGTTTCTAAACTTTTAGATTATTTTTTACAACATAATGAATTACAAGTTTGGTCTTTGTTTTTTGGAATGATTATAGGTTCTAGTATTTACTTAATTAAAAAATACGAAGGCTGGGAATTTAAAAGTTATGTTTCTTTAGCTCTAGGAATTGCAGTTGGTTTTGCCATTACTTTTATTCACCCAAGCGGTGAAAATAACAATCTTTGGTTTGTATTTATTTGTGGGGTTATTGGTGTTTCAGGGATGACCATACCTGGACTTTCCGGTTCATATATCTTAATGTTGTTAGGGAATTATGTTTTTTTATTGGTAGATGCTGTAAATGTTTTAAACGATGTAATAGTTGGAGTATTTACTGGAAATACAGCGGTTCTTTATGATGCTAGTAATCAAAAATATTTAATCATAATAGCCGTATTTACATTAGGGTCTGTTTTTGGTTTGATATTTTTATCGCAAATATTAGCTTTTGTTTTAGACAGATGGGGTAAAATTGTAAATGCCGTTATCATTGGTTTTATTTTAGGTTCTTTAGGAACTGTTTGGCCTTGGAAAGAAAAAATATATGCGCAGCAAAATGGCGTATTTTTAACAGATAATTTTAATCGTAAAATAGTAGTAGGTTTTCATAAGTACTTACCTGATTTCTCAACAGAACAAACTTGGATAGCACTTTTGTTTGTGGTTGTTGGTGTGATGTTAGTACTGGTTGTAGATCGTTTTTCAAAAACAAATTAGTTAATGGATAAGGTGACTTTTGGATTGGTAGGTAAAAATATTTCGTATTCTTTTTCTAGAGGATATTTTGGAGAAAAATTTCAAAAATTAGGTTTAGATAAT
Above is a genomic segment from Wenyingzhuangia fucanilytica containing:
- the pyrR gene encoding bifunctional pyr operon transcriptional regulator/uracil phosphoribosyltransferase PyrR, which codes for MSDKILLNSKKIQIILQRLACQLIENHGDFSNTVLIGLQPRGTYFAERIASILRDDYHIKNIKLGKLDITFYRDDFRRRDEPLSANSTEINFLVEGQKVVFIDDVLFSGRSINAALTAIQSYGRPAEVELLVLIDRRFSRHLPIQPDYKGATVDVINEEVVVVNWSNDTLSDAVYITNKKKK
- the sppA gene encoding signal peptide peptidase SppA; the protein is MNFIKNVLSSLLAIWIAVVIVVLIGVGVAVSVSNDMVKEVKPNSVLEIDLLGEMNDYSPFGLDPITEILGLKEQTVGFNNLCKALEKATYDDNIKGISLRNIPENMGLAQLTAMRKMLETFKNKGKFVYAYDDLYAQKKYYLSSVADSVFMSPVGYVELKGLHSEVMFYKDFQEKYGVKMEIIRHGKYKSAVEPFIANEMSDANREQIGALIDGVWNEVGTAIQSSRNIDVEFAVNRYLGKSAKSSLINHLVDGLIYEDAYNDMLKNKLGEDKLRKVSIGDYMNNMSLLSLMESEKQVAVIYAQGEIQYGQGDIDIIGQKKMVEALNKAAKDDDVKAIVFRVNSPGGSAMASDLIWRAVEEAKKEKPLVVSMGNYAASGGYYIACGADRIFAEPTTITGSIGVFGMLPNASELAKEIGVNSEVVSTHNNGAYYSVVKPIDDRFKSVVKEGIENIYDEFLHRVALGRNMSVEEVDAVAQGRVWTGSKAIEVGLVDEIGGLDAAISYAAKIAGVTDYTLKELPSYEVDFKEMFSLNPLAKSNVDEFLSQYNLQWLANTKELMKTKGAQARIPFEMNIE
- a CDS encoding tetratricopeptide repeat protein encodes the protein MMSLSKFEEMLKTNDVYFFDTTEFEEIIHYYLDDGNTSMAKKAVFLALEQHPDSADIKLIQAEIMVFEDKLEEARLLLDNLMAIYPYNDEVYIQIANMLSKDDKHKEAIDYLIRAKEYTDDLADVSALLGMEYLYLDDYEKSREHFSVCLEYDIEDYQALYNIIYCFEMESSHTEAITFLEDYINKNPYCEVAWHQLGRQYFVLKDYQKALKAFDYAVVIDEAFIGGYVEKAKTLEKLDRYDEAIENYQITLELDDPTAFAYLQIGECYKKKNNATKAIYYYKKALHEDPLLDKGWMLLAIVCNEEKAYDKALHYLNKAIALDETNVTYWRYNGEINLRLKFYEEAAEAFERCIELDDSGVDVWITLADIWVFTGDFSRSLNTLIRAKKQHHNFAEIEYRLGCLFFITNQTKEAYLHLKTALSLDYEYHLVMQELYPTVFEDAKVKRMVLNFLEN
- a CDS encoding DUF368 domain-containing protein, with the protein product MKRTFKDYAIISLKGMAMGAADVVPGVSGGTIAFISGIYEELLTTISNINLSLLTVLKQDGIKAAWKKANANFILALLLGVAISVVSLAKGISLLLATKPILVWSFFFGLVVASVIYVGKQIDKWRVQEIIALVLAGALAYCITIAEPMVSDDASSLFLFLAGALAICAMILPGISGAFILVLLGAYEAILTAVHSRDIQIIAIVGLGAIVGLLSFSRVLKWMFVHYKNTTLAGLTGFILGSLNKIWPWKETITTRINSKGIEVPVLQNSILPVNYNGDAQLTIALLLALAGFALILGLEKLASYKS
- a CDS encoding ribonuclease Z produces the protein MGIQLTILGCHSATPRTNAHPTAQYLKINERHILIDCGEGTQVLLRQQKVPFAKIKHIFISHLHGDHFFGLVGLISTFGLLDRRTELHIYGPKGIKEIITLQLKLSKSWTSFPLLFHELESKESEVIFEDKKLKISTIPLDHRVYTNGFLFEEKPSLRKLNMENVAMEPEIEICDYHNLKNGKDFVKQDGTILENKDLTLPPKDTHSYAFCSDTAYKPDIVPIIKNATLLYHESTFLEDKKSLTERTKHSTAKEAGKIAKQANVQKLILGHYSSRYSNLEDFRTEAKTEFTNVELAESGKVFII
- a CDS encoding aspartate carbamoyltransferase catalytic subunit; its protein translation is MKTLSVPNLLGIKHLVKEDIDLIFETADHFKEVINRPIKKVPSLRDITIANLFFENSTRTKLSFELAEKRLSADVINFSASGSSVKKGETLIDTVNNILSMKVDIVVMRHPDVGAHEFLARHVNTRIINAGDGTHEHPTQALLDSFSIREHLGDVAGKKVVIVGDILHSRVALSNIYALKLQGAEVKVCGPVTLIPKYIESLGVGVETDLRKALEWADVANMLRVQNERMDIKYFPSTREYTQLYGVDKKLLNSLDSEITIMHPGPINRGVEITSDVADSDQAIILNQVENGVAIRMACIYLLASQIKQ
- a CDS encoding DUF368 domain-containing protein, with the translated sequence MFPKGSLLYNLLLFLKGMLMGVANKVPGVSGGAVAYVLDFYNELIYSFQKINGKAFILLINGRFKSLYNYINAKFLIFIVGGMVFSYFTVSKLLDYFLQHNELQVWSLFFGMIIGSSIYLIKKYEGWEFKSYVSLALGIAVGFAITFIHPSGENNNLWFVFICGVIGVSGMTIPGLSGSYILMLLGNYVFLLVDAVNVLNDVIVGVFTGNTAVLYDASNQKYLIIIAVFTLGSVFGLIFLSQILAFVLDRWGKIVNAVIIGFILGSLGTVWPWKEKIYAQQNGVFLTDNFNRKIVVGFHKYLPDFSTEQTWIALLFVVVGVMLVLVVDRFSKTN